In Leucobacter insecticola, one DNA window encodes the following:
- a CDS encoding pyridoxal phosphate-dependent aminotransferase, whose product MKHSRLSKKIAAIAESATLKVDAKAKALQAEGRPVISYAAGEPDFSTPEHIVDAARRALDDPKNFRYTAAAGLPELKKAIAEKTARDSGWAVDPSQVIVTNGGKQAVYESFQALLDPGDEVLLPAPYWTTYPEAIQLADGVAVEVFAGADQGYKVTVEQLEAARTERTKVLLFVSPSNPTGAVYSAEETRAIGEWAAEKGLWVIADEIYQNLTYDGVRAVSIVEAAPAIQDRAVLVNGVAKTYAMTGWRLGWMVGPADIIKGASNLQSHLTSNINNIAQRAAIEALTGPQQPIEDMRLAFDRRRKVIVEELSKVPGFNCPTPEGAFYAYVDVTGALGKTYGGVTPTTSLELADLILSEAEVAAVPGEAFGPSGYLRFSYALGDEALLEGIKRIQKLLGA is encoded by the coding sequence ATCAAACATTCTCGCCTTTCAAAGAAGATCGCCGCCATTGCAGAGTCGGCAACCCTCAAGGTTGACGCGAAAGCAAAGGCTCTCCAGGCCGAAGGTCGCCCCGTGATTAGCTACGCTGCGGGCGAGCCAGATTTTTCGACGCCTGAACACATCGTCGATGCCGCCCGCAGGGCCCTCGATGATCCCAAGAACTTCCGCTACACCGCGGCAGCCGGGCTTCCCGAGCTGAAAAAGGCGATCGCCGAGAAGACGGCTCGCGATTCCGGCTGGGCGGTTGATCCGTCGCAGGTGATCGTCACCAACGGCGGCAAGCAGGCTGTGTACGAGTCGTTCCAGGCATTGCTCGATCCGGGCGACGAGGTACTCCTCCCCGCCCCGTACTGGACCACCTACCCCGAGGCGATTCAGCTCGCCGACGGCGTCGCGGTCGAGGTGTTTGCTGGCGCCGATCAGGGCTACAAGGTCACCGTCGAGCAGCTTGAGGCTGCCCGCACCGAGCGCACCAAGGTTCTGCTCTTCGTCTCTCCATCGAATCCGACGGGTGCGGTCTACTCGGCAGAGGAAACTCGCGCAATCGGCGAATGGGCCGCGGAGAAGGGCCTCTGGGTCATCGCGGATGAGATCTACCAGAATCTCACCTATGACGGCGTGCGCGCCGTCTCGATCGTTGAGGCGGCTCCCGCGATTCAGGATCGCGCCGTGCTCGTCAACGGCGTTGCCAAGACCTACGCCATGACCGGCTGGCGTCTCGGCTGGATGGTCGGCCCCGCAGACATCATCAAGGGCGCCTCGAACCTGCAGTCGCACCTGACCTCAAACATCAACAACATCGCGCAGCGTGCGGCGATTGAGGCGCTCACCGGCCCCCAGCAGCCCATCGAAGACATGCGACTCGCGTTCGACCGCCGCCGCAAGGTCATCGTTGAAGAACTCAGCAAGGTGCCCGGCTTCAACTGCCCCACACCCGAGGGAGCGTTCTACGCCTACGTAGACGTCACGGGCGCACTCGGCAAGACCTACGGCGGTGTCACCCCGACGACCTCGCTCGAACTCGCCGACCTGATCCTCTCGGAGGCTGAGGTTGCCGCGGTTCCCGGCGAGGCGTTTGGGCCGAGCGGCTACCTGCGCTTCAGCTACGCGCTCGGCGACGAGGCGCTGCTCGAGGGCATCAAGCGGATCCAGAAGCTGCTCGGGGCGTAG